A region from the Sandaracinus amylolyticus genome encodes:
- a CDS encoding DUF4261 domain-containing protein — MSSAATFTARVLFESAPKPNGGSPPGVRVTAREERVDDTTLERALASAWYWPEAREQIAKHGGVLEVALAAEVGSPIERALALTKAVSALAAKPGCLAVLWDATTLVHEPAQWIAQTEDASEDDLPLFLWLAFEGTETTDGSRSLRTRGARDFGTNEVEVAGSKRDGEEVLETVCDVALYVMTSPVPLEDGDQVEVTRGKVRVRVEPSLRNDGSRAYRLRLP, encoded by the coding sequence GTGAGCAGCGCAGCAACGTTCACCGCCCGGGTGCTCTTCGAGTCGGCCCCCAAGCCCAACGGCGGCTCGCCGCCCGGCGTGCGGGTGACGGCGCGCGAGGAGCGCGTCGACGACACGACGCTGGAGCGCGCGCTCGCGAGCGCGTGGTACTGGCCCGAAGCGCGCGAGCAGATCGCGAAGCACGGCGGGGTGCTCGAGGTCGCGCTCGCCGCGGAGGTGGGCTCGCCGATCGAGCGCGCGCTGGCGCTGACGAAGGCGGTGTCGGCGCTGGCGGCGAAGCCGGGCTGTCTCGCGGTGCTGTGGGACGCGACGACGTTGGTGCACGAGCCGGCGCAGTGGATCGCGCAGACGGAGGACGCGTCGGAGGACGACCTGCCGCTCTTCTTGTGGCTGGCGTTCGAGGGCACCGAGACGACCGATGGGTCGCGCTCGCTGCGTACGCGAGGCGCGCGCGACTTCGGGACGAACGAGGTCGAGGTCGCAGGCAGCAAGCGCGACGGCGAGGAAGTGCTCGAGACGGTGTGCGACGTGGCGCTCTACGTGATGACGAGCCCGGTGCCCCTCGAGGACGGCGATCAGGTCGAGGTCACGCGCGGCAAGGTGCGGGTCCGGGTGGAGCCGTCGTTGCGGAACGACGGGTCCCGGGCGTATCGGCTGCGGTTGCCGTGA
- a CDS encoding aldehyde dehydrogenase family protein gives MHEARSASVPGVTPSAPVVRDGAIHPVCPVDLRPLAPIPVASAADVTKAVEEARRAQHGWASRPVSERADALRRAAKAMLADRLEVVALMRDEVGKLEVDALMSEVLGPLDQVNSWASVIEPAIARKKVGLNPINFPKKKAWIDRVPRGVIGIVAPWNYPVATLFRTVIPALLCGNGVVLKPSEYATRVAQWFCGKLAAELPPGLLTVVPGGRETGIALIESGIDACVFTGSVAAGRDVSRRCGERMIPCSIELGGKDAAIVLADCDLDRTVAGITHWALHNVGQACGAIEIAYVDARIADQLVSRLARAWQSLKVGPGAPGEVDVSPLTNAKQLALVEAHVEDAIAKGAKVVCGGRRLGEGLFYLPTLLDHCTDAMDVVADETFGPVLAVVRVDGAAEAIRRVNAGRYGLTSSIWTSDHARALRLAEQIEVGVVTINNHAMTGAIAALPWSGTRDTGTGIANSELALGTFTRPKTILLDSNEAPELFWMPYDKTLWELGNLLSEAQIPKIGPALVKIPFLIKQRVDTVRRFFRS, from the coding sequence ATGCACGAGGCCAGAAGCGCGTCGGTCCCGGGCGTCACGCCCTCCGCGCCCGTCGTCCGCGACGGCGCCATCCACCCCGTGTGCCCGGTCGATCTGCGGCCGCTCGCGCCGATCCCGGTCGCGAGCGCGGCCGACGTGACGAAGGCCGTCGAGGAGGCGCGTCGCGCGCAGCACGGCTGGGCGTCGCGCCCGGTGAGCGAGCGGGCCGACGCGCTGCGCCGCGCTGCGAAGGCGATGCTCGCGGATCGCCTCGAGGTGGTCGCGCTGATGCGCGACGAGGTGGGCAAGCTCGAGGTCGACGCGCTGATGAGCGAGGTGCTCGGCCCGCTCGATCAGGTCAACTCGTGGGCGTCGGTGATCGAGCCCGCGATCGCGCGGAAGAAGGTCGGGCTCAATCCGATCAATTTCCCGAAGAAGAAGGCGTGGATCGATCGGGTGCCGCGCGGCGTGATCGGGATCGTCGCGCCGTGGAACTACCCGGTCGCGACGCTGTTCCGCACCGTCATCCCGGCGCTGCTCTGCGGCAACGGCGTGGTGCTGAAGCCGAGCGAGTACGCGACGCGCGTGGCGCAGTGGTTCTGCGGCAAGCTCGCGGCGGAGCTGCCGCCCGGCTTGCTCACCGTGGTGCCGGGCGGGCGCGAGACCGGCATCGCGCTGATCGAGAGCGGCATCGATGCGTGCGTGTTCACCGGGTCGGTCGCGGCGGGGCGCGACGTCTCGCGTCGCTGCGGCGAGCGGATGATCCCGTGCAGCATCGAGCTCGGCGGCAAGGACGCGGCGATCGTGCTCGCGGACTGCGACCTCGATCGCACGGTCGCGGGCATCACGCACTGGGCGCTGCACAACGTCGGTCAGGCGTGCGGCGCGATCGAGATCGCGTACGTCGACGCGCGCATCGCGGACCAGCTGGTGTCGCGGCTCGCGCGGGCGTGGCAGTCGCTGAAGGTCGGGCCGGGCGCGCCGGGCGAGGTCGACGTCTCGCCGCTGACGAACGCGAAGCAGCTCGCGCTGGTCGAGGCGCACGTCGAGGACGCGATCGCGAAGGGCGCGAAGGTCGTGTGCGGCGGGCGCCGTCTCGGAGAGGGCCTGTTCTACCTGCCGACGCTGCTCGATCACTGCACCGACGCGATGGACGTGGTGGCCGACGAGACGTTCGGCCCGGTGCTCGCGGTGGTGCGCGTGGACGGCGCGGCCGAGGCGATCCGCCGCGTGAATGCGGGCCGGTATGGCCTGACGTCGTCGATCTGGACGAGCGATCACGCGCGCGCGCTGCGGCTCGCGGAGCAGATCGAGGTCGGCGTCGTGACGATCAACAACCACGCGATGACCGGCGCGATCGCGGCGCTTCCGTGGAGCGGGACGCGAGACACGGGCACGGGAATCGCGAACAGCGAGCTGGCGCTCGGGACGTTCACGCGACCGAAGACGATCCTGCTCGACTCGAACGAGGCGCCGGAGCTGTTCTGGATGCCCTACGACAAGACGCTCTGGGAGCTCGGCAACCTGCTGAGCGAGGCGCAGATCCCGAAGATCGGGCCGGCGCTGGTGAAGATCCCGTTCCTCATCAAGCAGCGCGTCGACACCGTGCGCCGCTTCTTCCGTTCGTGA